GGAGAACTCGCGAGCGGAGGATGCGGGGGTAGGCCTCGCGGGGGGCGACGGCGCACCAGCCCACCGGGGCGCCGTCGCGGTAGGCGAGCAGGCCGGGCGGCGGGCCCTCGTCGACCACCTGGCGGAAGGCCGACCTCGCCCCCTTGCCCCAGAGCTGCTCGAAGTCGCGGCCGCGGACCCGCCAGAACATGCACCAGCAGCCCTTGGGGTCGCCCGGGCGGTCGAACAGGGTGACCAGGTCGTCCCAGCGGTCCCGGGTCAGCGGGTGGATCTCGAGCTTCCCCTCGGCCACGTGCCCTCCTTCGCTCGCCGGCACGAGCCTACCCCGGCCCCGGGTCAGTGATCGGCGGGGATGCGGTCCTCGGCCTCGCGCAGCTCCCTGGCCGCGCGGCTGGCCCGCTCGCGGGCGGCGCTGGCCGCCTCGATGGCCGCCGCGGCGGTGGCCCGGGCCCGCCCGGCCTCGCGTTCGGCCTGGTCGGCCAGGCGTCCCAGCCGCTCGGCCTGGCGGGTGGCCAGCACGGCCTGGTCGGCGGCGAGCCGCGCCCGCTTGCGGGCCGCGTCCCGCTCGGCCATCGCCGTCGCCCGCCGGGTCCGGCGGGCCGCCCCGTCCTCCTCAGGGGCCGCCGCCTTGGCCGACGCGGCGGTGGGGACGGTGTCGAAGCCGGACGGGTCGAGGTCGGCGGTGAGGCGGCCGTTGCGGACCAGGTCGGCCGCCTCGGGGCTGGCCGCGGCGGCGTGCAGGGTGGCCGCGACCCGGTCGCGGGTCGCGTCGGTGGTGGCGTGGCCGGCCTCGCCGAGCAGTGCCATGGCGTCCCTGACGAGCCCGGCGACAGCCTCGCGTTCGGCCTTGGCGGCCGCCCGGAGCTCGGCCGCGCCCTTGCCGGCCAGGGCCGCCTGGTGGGCGGCGCGGAGCCGTTCGCCGGCGGCCA
This region of Actinomycetota bacterium genomic DNA includes:
- a CDS encoding GNAT family N-acetyltransferase; translation: MAEGKLEIHPLTRDRWDDLVTLFDRPGDPKGCWCMFWRVRGRDFEQLWGKGARSAFRQVVDEGPPPGLLAYRDGAPVGWCAVAPREAYPRILRSRVL